A part of Salmo trutta chromosome 15, fSalTru1.1, whole genome shotgun sequence genomic DNA contains:
- the LOC115148971 gene encoding neuronal tyrosine-phosphorylated phosphoinositide-3-kinase adapter 1-like isoform X1 yields MSSGSAQDVAVEHFLRDIERRGKRLHCAVIGCEEQRPRGDMNLLYRKSRLDWRHKDQEGNKKSSSQKDPSSATVGKVRDLASFRRHFRMGFMTMPASQDLSPHSCASAMAPRSQSCHAVGAGDTGLENGEDYSDTQSQHGGRCPPAKPKRHPSTRLSSSSDPRAPHAPPDAPPPPPPTHPQAKHSEKKNAMKKSDSGDMSKKMPPLKPKRSPSTQLSFEPPTPRVPPLATPIQGGEVQPQGDDEPVYIEMVGQVFTRESQTATPHPVTPVATTPDSDSDQSEAIYEEMKYPLPEDREGHKRLPLKHERLRSSKHHHSSSGTSAHLPRPSSSPSCSKPKATVSISHSSPLPSSTSSTPVPQPLSSSPHPPRAPTPYLLQGNKSETESNSKIPAPFPNLLQHRPPLLAFPQPAAASSGVGVQHKAASAKLGTINIQTSSSMTAPSSTSSSSTTPSSNLPVPLSGSKESKDRDRDSQLGPAPGLRARSHSTPLPPSSKSTSPYSHHHHHPHPHHRPSHYHHYRKPERGDSPNPNTNNKNGSETFSKSIAQTQTQTQTQTQGSGKEGKSVSFCLKLDKAERDRDRERDKDRERDRDGHRDSHRDRDSDRERHRERDREAGFHFTSSQAENTTNNLSSQTSASSATTSSSSSSTHSRPHSRSQLHRYHTPHGLPAYKPPSSDSPLLWTYPSVGFRRPPAYDSLRGGSHLPSLHHQGHGDVASKSSTVPGPVQGKAGFMPWDNSGFGDDGSYLPMQRKLSFSQGSKETEREKDEGRAWNGSADALLRIDKEDLGPGRRGGGGHSGIPVRFTGGRGLGHSESLTGMEGGSLGFRALPRGGLPLPCQTFPACRNGELGRLSRSSSTSGVRQVGGNDVQWQSSLPHREVLNQLHGLSQSSQTPCSPILSRQQQQLQLHQQQLQLQQKLQQLQQQHHLQLQFQHLAQLAQGQPPTSGGAATSAAQTQRDGKLLEVIERKRCLCKEIKAHRRPEKNLCKQDSMPILPSWRRTPEPQKTGMPPCQRPQAVVWDTAI; encoded by the exons ATGAGCTCTGGCTCCGCCCAGGATGTGGCGGTGGAGCATTTCTTGCGTGACATAGAGAGGCGGGGCAAGCGGCTACATTGTGCTGTGATTGGTTGCGAGGAGCAGCGTCCCCGTGGCGACATGAACCTGCTGTATCGTAAGAGCCGGCTGGACTGGAGGCACAAGGACCAGGAAGGCAATAAGAAGAG CTCCAGCCAGAAGGACCCCTCCTCAGCCACGGTGGGCAAGGTCCGTGACCTGGCATCCTTCCGGCGCCACTTCCGCATGGGCTTCATGACCATGCCTGCCTCCCAGGACCTGTCCCCTCACTCCTGTGCCTCCGCCATGGCTCCCCGCTCCCAGTCCTGCCACGCCGTGGGCGCTGGAGACACAGGTCTGGAGAATGGGGAAGATTACTCTGACACCCAGTCGCAGCACGGCGGGCGCTGTCCCCCTGCTAAACCCAAACGCCATCCCAGCACCCGTCTTAGCTCCTCCTCGGACCCCAGAGCACCTCACGCCCCACCGGACGCCCCTCCGCCACCCCCGCCCACTCACCCGCAGGCCAAACACTCAGAGAAGAAGAACG CCATGAAGAAGTCTGACTCAGGGGACATGTCCAAAAAGATGCCGCCTTTGAAGCCCAAACGAAGCCCCAGTACTCAGCTCTCGTTTGAgcccccaactccccgtgtgccccctctTGCCACGCCCATCCAGGGGGGCGAGGTTCAGCCTCAGGGGGACGATGAGCCCGTCTACATAGAGATGGTGGGCCAAGTGTTCACCAGGGAGAGCCAGACTGCCACCCCTCACCCTGTCACGCCCGTAGCCACCACGCCTGATTCAGACTCAGACCAGAGCGAGGCCATCTATGAGGAGATGAAGTACCCACtgccagaggacagagagggacacaAACGCCTCCCTCTCAAACACGAGAGACTCAGATCCTCCAAACACCACCACTCCTCCTCTGGCACGTCCGCCCATCTACCtcgcccctcctcctccccctcctgctccAAACCTAAAGCCACAGTGTCCATCTCCCACTCCTcgcccctcccctcctccacctcctccacccctGTCCCCCAGCCCCTCTCCTCCAGCCCGCACCCCCCACGAGCCCCTACGCCCTACCTCCTCCAGGGGAACAAATcagagacagagtccaacagtAAGATCCCAGCCCCCTTCCCCAACCTGCTGCAGCACCGACCCCCGCTGCTCGCCTTCCCCCAGCCTGCTGCTGCCTCCAGTGGGGTCGGGGTCCAACACAAGGCTGCTTCTGCCAAACTGGGGACCATCAACATTCAGACCTCCTCCAGTATGACAGCTCCGTctagcacctcctcctcctccaccaccccctcctctaacctccctgTGCCCCTGTCAGGCTCTAAGGAGTctaaggacagagacagagacagccagCTCGGCCCTGCACCAGGGCTAAGGGCCAGGAGCCACTCCACACCCCTGCCCCCTTCCTCTAAGTCCACCTCCCCCtattcccaccaccaccaccatccccaccctcACCACCGCCCctcacactaccaccactaccgcAAGCCAGAGAGAGGAGACTCGCCCAACCCCAACACCAACAACAAGAATGGCTCGGAGACCTTCTCCAAGTCCATtgcccagacccagacccagacccagacccagacccagggCTCGGGCAAGGAGGGAAAGTCTGTGAGCTTCTGCTTGAAGTTAGACAAagcagagagggacagggacagagagagggataaggacagagagagggacagagatggtCACAGGGACAgtcacagagacagggacagtgacagagagcgacacagggagagagacagagaagcaggGTTCCACTTTACCTCCTCTCAGGCTGAGAACACCACCAACAACCTTTCATCCCAGACCAGTGCCAGTTCAGCCACaacctcgtcctcctcctcttccacccacTCTCGCCCTCACTCTCGCTCCCAACTCCACCGCTACCACACCCCCCATGGCCTACCTGCCTACAAGCCCCCCTCCTCAGACAGCCCCCTGCTCTGGACCTACCCCTCGGTGGGCTTCCGGAGACCCCCGGCATACGACAGCCTGCGAGGAGGGTCTCATCTGCCCTCCTTGCACCACCAGGGTCACGGGGATGTGGCCTCCAAAAGCAGCACGGTGCCTGGGCCCGTCCAGGGGAAGGCTGGGTTCATGCCCTGGGACAACAGTGGCTTTGGAGACGACGGGTCTTACTTGCCCATGCAGAGGAAACTGTCCTTCAGCCAAGGcagcaaagagacagagagagaga AGGATGAAGGGCGGGCGTGGAATGGCAGTGCCGATGCCCTCCTGAGGATAGACAAGGAGGACCTGGGCCCTGGACGTCGAGGAGGAGGAGGCCACTCTGGGATCCCGGTACGCTTCACTGGAGGGAGGGGGCTGGGCCACAGTGAGTCCCTGACCGGGATGGAGGGGGGGTCCTTGGGGTTCCGAGCCCTGCCTAGAGGGGGTCTCCCCCTCCCCTGCCAAACCTTTCCAGCCTGCCGCAATGGAG AACTGGGTCGATTGAGCCGCTCATCATCCACCTCTGGGGTGAGACAGGTGGGTGGAAACGACGTTCAGTGGCAGAGCAGCCTGCCCCATCGAGAGGTACTGAATCAG ttgCATGGGCTGTCCCAATCCTCCCAAACGCCCTGCAGTCCTATCCTGTccagacagcagcagcagctccagcTCCACCAGCAGCAGCTGCAGTTACAGCAAAAGCTCCAgcagctgcagcagcagcaccacctcCAGCTGCAGTTCCAGCACCTGGCCCAGCTGGCCCAGGGACAGCCTCCCACCAGCGGGGGCGCTGCCACGTCCGCAGCCCAAACCCAGAGGGATGGCAAGCTGCTGGAGGTCATTGAGAGGAAGCGCTGCCTATGCAAAGAGATCAAGGCCCACCGCCGCCCAGAAAAGAACCTGTGTAAGCAGGACAGCATGCCCATCCTACCCAGCTGGAGACGGACCCCTGAGCCCCAGAAGACTGGCATGCCCCCCTGTCAGAGGCCCCAGGCTGTGGTGTGGGACACAGCCatctga
- the LOC115148971 gene encoding neuronal tyrosine-phosphorylated phosphoinositide-3-kinase adapter 1-like isoform X2 has protein sequence MGFMTMPASQDLSPHSCASAMAPRSQSCHAVGAGDTGLENGEDYSDTQSQHGGRCPPAKPKRHPSTRLSSSSDPRAPHAPPDAPPPPPPTHPQAKHSEKKNAMKKSDSGDMSKKMPPLKPKRSPSTQLSFEPPTPRVPPLATPIQGGEVQPQGDDEPVYIEMVGQVFTRESQTATPHPVTPVATTPDSDSDQSEAIYEEMKYPLPEDREGHKRLPLKHERLRSSKHHHSSSGTSAHLPRPSSSPSCSKPKATVSISHSSPLPSSTSSTPVPQPLSSSPHPPRAPTPYLLQGNKSETESNSKIPAPFPNLLQHRPPLLAFPQPAAASSGVGVQHKAASAKLGTINIQTSSSMTAPSSTSSSSTTPSSNLPVPLSGSKESKDRDRDSQLGPAPGLRARSHSTPLPPSSKSTSPYSHHHHHPHPHHRPSHYHHYRKPERGDSPNPNTNNKNGSETFSKSIAQTQTQTQTQTQGSGKEGKSVSFCLKLDKAERDRDRERDKDRERDRDGHRDSHRDRDSDRERHRERDREAGFHFTSSQAENTTNNLSSQTSASSATTSSSSSSTHSRPHSRSQLHRYHTPHGLPAYKPPSSDSPLLWTYPSVGFRRPPAYDSLRGGSHLPSLHHQGHGDVASKSSTVPGPVQGKAGFMPWDNSGFGDDGSYLPMQRKLSFSQGSKETEREKDEGRAWNGSADALLRIDKEDLGPGRRGGGGHSGIPVRFTGGRGLGHSESLTGMEGGSLGFRALPRGGLPLPCQTFPACRNGELGRLSRSSSTSGVRQVGGNDVQWQSSLPHREVLNQLHGLSQSSQTPCSPILSRQQQQLQLHQQQLQLQQKLQQLQQQHHLQLQFQHLAQLAQGQPPTSGGAATSAAQTQRDGKLLEVIERKRCLCKEIKAHRRPEKNLCKQDSMPILPSWRRTPEPQKTGMPPCQRPQAVVWDTAI, from the exons ATGGGCTTCATGACCATGCCTGCCTCCCAGGACCTGTCCCCTCACTCCTGTGCCTCCGCCATGGCTCCCCGCTCCCAGTCCTGCCACGCCGTGGGCGCTGGAGACACAGGTCTGGAGAATGGGGAAGATTACTCTGACACCCAGTCGCAGCACGGCGGGCGCTGTCCCCCTGCTAAACCCAAACGCCATCCCAGCACCCGTCTTAGCTCCTCCTCGGACCCCAGAGCACCTCACGCCCCACCGGACGCCCCTCCGCCACCCCCGCCCACTCACCCGCAGGCCAAACACTCAGAGAAGAAGAACG CCATGAAGAAGTCTGACTCAGGGGACATGTCCAAAAAGATGCCGCCTTTGAAGCCCAAACGAAGCCCCAGTACTCAGCTCTCGTTTGAgcccccaactccccgtgtgccccctctTGCCACGCCCATCCAGGGGGGCGAGGTTCAGCCTCAGGGGGACGATGAGCCCGTCTACATAGAGATGGTGGGCCAAGTGTTCACCAGGGAGAGCCAGACTGCCACCCCTCACCCTGTCACGCCCGTAGCCACCACGCCTGATTCAGACTCAGACCAGAGCGAGGCCATCTATGAGGAGATGAAGTACCCACtgccagaggacagagagggacacaAACGCCTCCCTCTCAAACACGAGAGACTCAGATCCTCCAAACACCACCACTCCTCCTCTGGCACGTCCGCCCATCTACCtcgcccctcctcctccccctcctgctccAAACCTAAAGCCACAGTGTCCATCTCCCACTCCTcgcccctcccctcctccacctcctccacccctGTCCCCCAGCCCCTCTCCTCCAGCCCGCACCCCCCACGAGCCCCTACGCCCTACCTCCTCCAGGGGAACAAATcagagacagagtccaacagtAAGATCCCAGCCCCCTTCCCCAACCTGCTGCAGCACCGACCCCCGCTGCTCGCCTTCCCCCAGCCTGCTGCTGCCTCCAGTGGGGTCGGGGTCCAACACAAGGCTGCTTCTGCCAAACTGGGGACCATCAACATTCAGACCTCCTCCAGTATGACAGCTCCGTctagcacctcctcctcctccaccaccccctcctctaacctccctgTGCCCCTGTCAGGCTCTAAGGAGTctaaggacagagacagagacagccagCTCGGCCCTGCACCAGGGCTAAGGGCCAGGAGCCACTCCACACCCCTGCCCCCTTCCTCTAAGTCCACCTCCCCCtattcccaccaccaccaccatccccaccctcACCACCGCCCctcacactaccaccactaccgcAAGCCAGAGAGAGGAGACTCGCCCAACCCCAACACCAACAACAAGAATGGCTCGGAGACCTTCTCCAAGTCCATtgcccagacccagacccagacccagacccagacccagggCTCGGGCAAGGAGGGAAAGTCTGTGAGCTTCTGCTTGAAGTTAGACAAagcagagagggacagggacagagagagggataaggacagagagagggacagagatggtCACAGGGACAgtcacagagacagggacagtgacagagagcgacacagggagagagacagagaagcaggGTTCCACTTTACCTCCTCTCAGGCTGAGAACACCACCAACAACCTTTCATCCCAGACCAGTGCCAGTTCAGCCACaacctcgtcctcctcctcttccacccacTCTCGCCCTCACTCTCGCTCCCAACTCCACCGCTACCACACCCCCCATGGCCTACCTGCCTACAAGCCCCCCTCCTCAGACAGCCCCCTGCTCTGGACCTACCCCTCGGTGGGCTTCCGGAGACCCCCGGCATACGACAGCCTGCGAGGAGGGTCTCATCTGCCCTCCTTGCACCACCAGGGTCACGGGGATGTGGCCTCCAAAAGCAGCACGGTGCCTGGGCCCGTCCAGGGGAAGGCTGGGTTCATGCCCTGGGACAACAGTGGCTTTGGAGACGACGGGTCTTACTTGCCCATGCAGAGGAAACTGTCCTTCAGCCAAGGcagcaaagagacagagagagaga AGGATGAAGGGCGGGCGTGGAATGGCAGTGCCGATGCCCTCCTGAGGATAGACAAGGAGGACCTGGGCCCTGGACGTCGAGGAGGAGGAGGCCACTCTGGGATCCCGGTACGCTTCACTGGAGGGAGGGGGCTGGGCCACAGTGAGTCCCTGACCGGGATGGAGGGGGGGTCCTTGGGGTTCCGAGCCCTGCCTAGAGGGGGTCTCCCCCTCCCCTGCCAAACCTTTCCAGCCTGCCGCAATGGAG AACTGGGTCGATTGAGCCGCTCATCATCCACCTCTGGGGTGAGACAGGTGGGTGGAAACGACGTTCAGTGGCAGAGCAGCCTGCCCCATCGAGAGGTACTGAATCAG ttgCATGGGCTGTCCCAATCCTCCCAAACGCCCTGCAGTCCTATCCTGTccagacagcagcagcagctccagcTCCACCAGCAGCAGCTGCAGTTACAGCAAAAGCTCCAgcagctgcagcagcagcaccacctcCAGCTGCAGTTCCAGCACCTGGCCCAGCTGGCCCAGGGACAGCCTCCCACCAGCGGGGGCGCTGCCACGTCCGCAGCCCAAACCCAGAGGGATGGCAAGCTGCTGGAGGTCATTGAGAGGAAGCGCTGCCTATGCAAAGAGATCAAGGCCCACCGCCGCCCAGAAAAGAACCTGTGTAAGCAGGACAGCATGCCCATCCTACCCAGCTGGAGACGGACCCCTGAGCCCCAGAAGACTGGCATGCCCCCCTGTCAGAGGCCCCAGGCTGTGGTGTGGGACACAGCCatctga
- the LOC115148293 gene encoding diacylglycerol O-acyltransferase 2-like — protein sequence MEADGGVMEADGGRWRQMEADGGVMEADGGVMEADGVGAKGEKGNAVVIVIGGAAESLLSLLGVNTVVMKQRKGFVRVALELGADLMPVYLYGENNIFRKVIFSDGNVGWRLQQLFKKIMGFAQCLFMGEHWFWICYHCPVTTVLGGPIPVPKWPSPTQEEVDLYHGLYMEALAKLLDGHKASCGLSDSHELQII from the exons ATGGAGGCAGATGGAGGCGTGATGGAGGCAGATGGAGGCAGATGGAGGCAGATGGAGGCAGATGGAGGCGTGATGGAGGCAGATGGAGGCGTGATGGAGGCAGATGGAG TTGGTGCTAAAGGTGAGAAAGGCAATGCGGTAGTGATTGTGATAGGGGGCGCTGCTGAGTCTCTTCTGAGTCTGCTTGGGGTCAACACTGTGGTTATGAAGCAGAGGAAAGGCTTTGTCCGGGTGGCTCTGGAG CTCGGTGCTGACCTGATGCCCGTCTACTTGTATGGGGAGAACAATATCTTCCGCAAGGTGATCTTCTCAGATGGCAATGTGGGCTGGAGGTTACAGCAACTCTTTAAGAAGATCATGGGCTTTGCCCAGTGTCTGTTCATGGGTGAACACTGGTTCTGGATTTGTTACCACTGCCCTGTCACCACTGTTT TGGGTGGTCCTATCCCAGTGCCAAAATGGCCTTCCCCCACTCAGGAGGAAGTGGACCTCTATCACGGCCTCTACATGGAGGCCCTAGCCAAGCTCTTGGATGGACACAAGGCCAGCTGTGGACTCTCAGACAGCCACGAGCTGCAGATCATATAG
- the znhit1 gene encoding zinc finger HIT domain-containing protein 1 yields the protein MVEKKIAVRSQDPGQRRVLDCATRQRRLTRQLEALEKDNFQDDPHASLPQLAKRLPQFDDSNESGKKRKKTRGDHFKLRFRKNFQALLEEEELSGNEGPNYLTACAEPSKLPQRHFCAVCGFPSPYTCISCGARYCCVRCLGTHHETRCLKWTV from the exons ATGGTGGAGAAGAAAATAGCAG TGCGATCCCAGGACCCAGGCCAGCGGCGCGTTTTGGACTGCGCTACGCGCCAGCGACGCTTAACCAGACAGCTAGAGGCACTTGAAAAGGACAATTTCCAGGATGATCCTCATGCCAGCCTACCCCAGCTGGCCAAGAGGCTCCCTCAGTTTGATGACAGCAATGAGTCTG gcaagaagaggaagaagacaaGAGGAGATCATTTCAAATTGAGATTTCGGAAGAACTTCCAGGCTCTACTGGAGGAAGAG GAACTAAGTGGGAATGAGGGACCTAACTACCTGACTGCTTGTGCCGAGCCCTCCAAACTGCCGCAGCGCCACTTCTGTGCCGTGTGTGGCTTCCCGTCTCCCTACACCTGCATTTCCTGTGGGGCACGCTACTGCTGTGTCCGCTGCCTGGGCACACATCATGAAACCAG GTGTCTGAAGTGGACTGTGTGA